ATCATCCAAGGTCCATGCCGTTTGGTGAGCTTGTATTTCTTACCTTGAACGGCTTCAATTCTGGCATCTGCTTCGGGTACAATTCCCGTCACGCAGATGGCGATTGCGAATGTGATGATCAGGCTTTTCTTGAACAGTTGCAGGGTCCGCATATCAGTATCCCTTCTGAAAGCGTCCGAACCGGATGGTTTGAATTTAAGTGAAGAGGCGCTGTTTCCTCCCAACTTCCTGTTGGGGAAATGACCTCGAAAATAGACTGTATTTGCAGTGTTGATGTTGAGCTGCCTCAGACATGTGGCGGGAGTCTAGCACTTCTGTAAAATTGAGTCTAGAGGTGATTTATCCGGCCCGTTTCTAAGCCGGAATTGACGTAAAAAGAATGGCATGAGTAAGAGAATTTCAATTCTGGTTTCCAATCGGGGTGGATGTTTCATACAATCTAAGTGTATATGGAATAACAGGATAAGCTTGGTGATAACTTCCCTTCAGGGAGCCGACAGAAATCAGGGCGAGAGCAGATGCGTGTGCTTGTGATATCGGATATTCATTCAAACTGGGCGGCGCTCTCTGCCATCCAGGAAGAGTTCGATTACTGCCTCTGCATCGGTGATCTGGTTGATTATGGTACGGACCCATTACCCTGCATTGAATGGGTCAAGCAGAACGTGACTGCCTGCGTGCGCGGGAATCATGATCATGCAGTGGCGCAGCGCGTGGAAGCCAAAGGGACCACCGGCTTTCGTAAACTGGCCTGTTTCACGCGGCCTCTGCATTGGGAACTATTGGATCGTGTCAGAATGAAATATCTGGCGCGACTGCCGATTTCGCAGCAGGTGACCATCGAAGGCACCACATTTTATCTGGTGCATGGAACGCCCCGTGATCCCCTGGATGAATATCTGGGCGATAATCAGGCCGCCTGGAATGCGCGGTTACAGGGCATCAATGCCGATTTTATTTGTGTCGGCCATACCCATATTCCTTTTCACCTTGATCTGGGTGAGAAGCAGGTGGTCAATCCGGGAAGTGTCGGGCAGCCACGGGATGGAGACCCCCGTTGCTCCTACGCGATCATTGAAGACGGAAAAGTCACCCTGAAGCGGAAAGAATACGATATTCCAGCAGCGATTCGTCAGATGGAAGAAATGGGACTGACCGGAGAATCGCTGGAAATGGCTTCCAGCGTCCTCCTGAATGGTCGTCTGTCCTGATTTTGCTAGGTAG
This genomic interval from Gimesia alba contains the following:
- a CDS encoding metallophosphoesterase family protein; this translates as MRVLVISDIHSNWAALSAIQEEFDYCLCIGDLVDYGTDPLPCIEWVKQNVTACVRGNHDHAVAQRVEAKGTTGFRKLACFTRPLHWELLDRVRMKYLARLPISQQVTIEGTTFYLVHGTPRDPLDEYLGDNQAAWNARLQGINADFICVGHTHIPFHLDLGEKQVVNPGSVGQPRDGDPRCSYAIIEDGKVTLKRKEYDIPAAIRQMEEMGLTGESLEMASSVLLNGRLS